The Erwinia billingiae Eb661 nucleotide sequence GACCAGCTTGTCTGCGCCAGCGAAGCCGGTTTTTTCCAGCGTCAGTGCAAACAGCGAGCTGACCGCCGCCGCCACAATCCCGCGTGGCGAAATCCAGCTCAGCATCAGCCTGTCCCGCATCGGCAGTGACGATCCCCAGGTCGAGACGGCAATACAGAGCGGACGGGCAACAAACTGCACAATCAGCAGCACCGCCACTAACGGCCAGCCCATCGACAGCAGCGCCATCAAATCCAGTCGCGCCGCCAGAATGATAAACAGCCCGGAAATCAGCAGCGCGGATAACTCTTCCTTGAAGGCGATGATCTCGGTCAGATCGACGTCGCGCATATTGGCCAGCCAAATCCCCATCACCGTGACCGTCAGCAGCCCCGATTCATCCGCCAGCGCGTTCGACAGGCCAAACGCGGTCAGCATCACCGCCAGCACCGCGAAGTTCTGCAGATAGCCCGGCAGCCAGACCCGCTTCAGGGCCACGCCCAGCAGCCAGCCAAATACCACGCCGGCAATCAGGCCCACCGCAGCGGTCTGGCCTAAGGTCCAGAACAAGTGCGTTAACGATTCAGCTTTCTGACGCAGCACAATGAATTCAAACACCAGAAGCGTGAAGATAGCGCCGACCGGATCGATGACGATGCCTTCCCAGCGTAAAACCTGGTTAATGGCTTTATTTGGCCGAACTACGCGCATCAACGGCGCGATCACCGTTGGGCCGGTCACCACGGTGACGGAACCGACTAACGCCGCCAGCTCGGGCGGGAAATCCAGCAACGCCCAGCAGGCGACGCTGATCACCAGGAAGGTGATTAACATGCCGACGGTAACCAGATTGCGGACCACGTTGCCCAACCCGCGAATTTCATCGAAGCGAAGCGTTAACGCACCTTCGAACAAAATGATGGCGACAGAAAGTGAGACAAAGGGGAACAGCAGGGTGCCAAACAGCGCATCCGGCTGCAAAACATGGCACAACGGCCCCAGGACAATGCCGAAAACGAGCAGTGGCAAAATGGCGGGCAGCCGTAGCAACCAGGCCAGCCACTGGGCTACCAGCGAACTTAATCCAATGATAACCAACAGCAGTGGGGCGGATAACTCCATAAAATTTTTCCTTTCGACAGCAAGAATAGTCATACTGAAACGCTGAGCGGACAAGCTGACCGCCGACTGAATTATAAATAGCCCCGGACAAAAAGGTGGGAAAATCCTGCCTTTATGATAGTTGCAACCTGTTGCAGGAAGAGGGAAGCCGAAACGGCACCTCGGGTAACATGGCGTCCGGTCTGATTTACGGTTCTTAAATAAAAAGAGTGTGTTGTTATGAAAAATATCAATCCGACACAAACTGCTGCCTGGCAGGCGCTGCAGCAGCATTTTGAAGAGATGAAAGACGTTCAGATCTCAGAGTTGTTTGCGAAAGACAGCAATCGCTTTGCGACCTTCTCTG carries:
- a CDS encoding cation:proton antiporter; translation: MELSAPLLLVIIGLSSLVAQWLAWLLRLPAILPLLVFGIVLGPLCHVLQPDALFGTLLFPFVSLSVAIILFEGALTLRFDEIRGLGNVVRNLVTVGMLITFLVISVACWALLDFPPELAALVGSVTVVTGPTVIAPLMRVVRPNKAINQVLRWEGIVIDPVGAIFTLLVFEFIVLRQKAESLTHLFWTLGQTAAVGLIAGVVFGWLLGVALKRVWLPGYLQNFAVLAVMLTAFGLSNALADESGLLTVTVMGIWLANMRDVDLTEIIAFKEELSALLISGLFIILAARLDLMALLSMGWPLVAVLLIVQFVARPLCIAVSTWGSSLPMRDRLMLSWISPRGIVAAAVSSLFALTLEKTGFAGADKLVTVVFAVIIGTVVLQSLTSSLLARMLKVQQREPRGVLIIGANSVARTLAAALKKLDIPVLVTDSSWEYYRLARMEGIPAYYGNAWSEHAENFLDLSETSQVLALSPNRHQNALAVYHFSHLFGEKKVAAIRSGAALRAKRDSESPRFRRHEVLFGHEQTYARLSSLLSQGAIIKATRLNENFGWLEYLEKNQGVIPLFVQNEAGILSPVQGEETPALPCTLIALVQNENSSDGRD